One Ictalurus furcatus strain D&B chromosome 21, Billie_1.0, whole genome shotgun sequence genomic region harbors:
- the lrig1 gene encoding leucine-rich repeats and immunoglobulin-like domains protein 1, with translation MAAALGHISYYVFYSLVTLELFITHAHGGASSDLPCSQNCTCTLDAADCSHRKLTEIPKDLPDRTVYLNLSHNMLTAVDTDILSNLPNLKEVRLDHNELTSIPEFGSASPAIVTIHLHHNKISSVQGSRLRNLTHLETLDLSNNDIIDVREHCFPRGLRVRELSLSGNKIVHLEFGAFRNLNDTLQVLRLGRNRLTQLPVKGLELPRLTQLDLSRNRLRLIEGLTFQGLSNLEVLKLQRNNISKLTDGAFFGLARMRTLHLDYNSLKEVNSGSLYGLQSLLHLHLSNNSISSFNPEGWRFCERLRELHLGHNNLTKLAEGSFVKLANLQTLQLSHNSISYIAEGAFRGLSSLRLLELDHNDISGTIEDTSGAFAGLKKLRKLTLFGNRIKSVAKKAFSGLEALEHLNLGGNAILSILPDAFNSMKNLHILEISSDSFLCDCQLHWFPEWAVARELQAGVHATCAHPESLKGTSIFQAPAQSFVCDDLPKPQITVHPTPTAGVLGKDVRLTCMAVSSSSSPMTFTWRKDQEPLPHAHVENFAHSTSRDGAGIMEYTTVLHLRDVKFEDEGRYQCVISNHFGSTYSNKARLSISVLPSFVKTPRDLTIRAGAKARLECAAKGYPPPQVAWQKDGGTDFPAARERRMEVMPDDDVFFIMHVKPEDMGVYSCTARNTAGMISANVTLTVLEMPHLLQGMEDRSVVLGEAVALQCKAVGSPPPRITWLRGGEPLQPSERHHFTHANQLLVISSTTPEDAGRYTCVMSNPLGTERAQCSLTVIQRPGANCHVNTSPGAVTIGIVVIAVVTSVVATSLVWVCIIYQTRKKSEECSVNTDETIVPPDVPSYLSSQGTLSERQDVCIRVESSGGSQPSGHTHSNGGFDVPVLCTECMENSSSYSRPSAFLCQGITPPSGMEYQQMQPPSTFTSHKTAEGHCNGTPNGVRKEVTPTLYKKHCDTKGSPSSRTGTPSPSESHHRPVKPTSVHPTCTDSELTKTLLPNGHTHSSETAPLRRASD, from the exons AAACCTGAGCCACAACATGCTGACGGCAGTCGATACGGACATCCTCTCTAATCTGCCCAACCTTAAAGAAGT GAGACTGGACCACAATGAGCTGACATCAATCCCCGAGTTTGGCAGCGCCTCGCCAGCCATCGTCACAATCCATCT GCACCATAATAAGATTAGCAGCGTGCAGGGCAGCCGTCTCCGAAACCTCACCCACCTGGAGACTCTGGATCTGAGTAATAATGACATCATCGATGTGAGAGAGCACTGTTTCCCCCGTGGCCTCCGCGTCCGAGAGCT gTCGCTCAGCGGTAATAAAATTGTACACCTGGAGTTTGGCGCGTTCAGGAACCTGAACGACACGCTGCAGGTCCTGAGGCTCGGCAGGAACCGGCTCACCCAGCTGCCCGTCAAAGGCCTCGAGCTTCCCAGACTAACGCAgct GGACCTGAGCAGGAACCGGCTGCGCTTGATCGAAGGCCTGACCTTTCAGGGTCTCTCCAACCTGGAGGTCTTGAAGCTCCAGCGGAACAACATCAGCAAACTCACGGATGGCGCGTTCTTCGGCCTGGCACGCATGAGAACCCT CCATTTGGACTATAACAGTCTGAAAGAGGTGAACAGTGGCTCTCTGTACGGCCTCCAGTCTTTGCTACACCTCCATCTGTCCAACAACTCCATCTCAAGCTTCAACCCTGAGGGATGGCGCTTCTGCGAGAGGCTGCGAGAGct GCATCTGGGACATAATAACTTGACGAAGCTGGCTGAGGGCAGTTTTGTTAAGCTAGCCAACTTGCAGACTCTTCAACTGAGCCACAACTCCATCAGCTATATAGCAGAGGGGGCTTTCAGAGGTCTCAGCTCCTTACGCTTACT gGAGCTTGACCACAATGACATTTCTGGAACAATCGAGGACACCAGTGGTGCCTTTGCAGGCCTGAAGAAACTCCGGAAGCT GACGCTGTTCGGAAACAGGATCAAGTCAGTGGCCAAGAAAGCCTTCTCAGGCCTGGAAGCCCTGGAGCACCT AAACCTGGGCGGAAATGCCATCCTCTCCATTCTACCAGATGCCTTCAACAGTATGAAGAATCTCCACATCCT CGAGATCTCGAGCGATAGTTTCCTGTGCGATTGCCAGCTGCACTGGTTTCCTGAGTGGGCGGTGGCACGAGAGCTACAGGCTGGCGTCCACGCAACGTGCGCACACCCCGAGAGCCTGAAGGGCACCAGCATCTTCCAGGCTCCAGCACAGAGCTTCGTTTGTG ACGACCTGCCCAAACCCCAGATCACGGTTCACCCCACCCCCACAGCTGGTGTGTTAGGGAAAGACGTGCGTTTGACGTGCATGGCGGTAAGCAGCAGCAGCTCGCCCATGACCTTCACGTGGAGGAAAGACCAGGAGCCGCTGCCTCACGCCCACGTGGAGAACTTTGCCCACTCCACCTCCAGAGACGGAGCAGGAATCATGGAGTACACAACCGTCCTCCATCTGCGCGACGTCAAGTTCGAGGACGAGGGCCGCTACCAGTGCGTCATCTCCAATCACTTCGGCTCCACCTACTCCAACAAGGCGCGCCTCAGCATCAGCG tgctgccTTCATTTGTGAAGACCCCACGTGACCTCACTATCCGGGCTGGCGCGAAGGCTCGTCTGGagtgtgcggcaaaaggttatCCGCCTCCGCAGGTTGCTTGGCAGAAAGACGGTGGCACGGATTTCCCGGCAGCCCGTGAGCGGCGCATGGAGGTGATGCCCGACGATGATGTGTTCTTCATAATGCACGTCAAGCCCGAGGACATGGGTGTGTACAGCTGCACGGCCAGAAATACAGCAGGCATGATCTCTGCCAACGTCACGCTCACCGTGCTGG AAATGCCCCACCTGCTACAGGGGATGGAGGACCGCAGTGTGGTGCTGGGCGAGGCGGTGGCGCTGCAGTGTAAGGCCGTGGGTAGCCCCCCTCCGCGCATCACCTGGCTGCGTGGTGGCGAGCCGCTGCAGCCGAGCGAGCGCCACCATTTTACCCACGCCAACCAGCTTCTGGTGATCAGCAGCACCACGCCGGAGGACGCCGGCCGCTACACTTGTGTCATGTCCAACCCTCTGGGCACCGAGCGTGCCCAGTGCAGCCTGACCGTGATCCAGCGTCCCGGTGCCAACTGCCACGTGAACACCAGCCCTGGAGCGGTCACCATAGGCATCGTCGTGATTGCCGTGGTGACGAGTGTCGTCGCGACTTCTTTAGTGTGGGTGTGCATCATCTACCAGACGAGGAAGAAGAGCGAGGAGTGCAGCGTCAACACGG ACGAGACCATCGTTCCTCCCGATGTCCCAAGCTACCTGTCCTCGCAGGGGACGCTGTCTGAGAGGCAGGACGTGTGCATACGAGTAGAATCAAGCGGAGGATCCCAACCAAGCggccacacacacagcaacg GAGGTTTTGATGTTCCAGTCTTGTGTACGGAGTGCATGGAAAACAGTAGCAGTTACTCCAGGCCATCAGCGTTCCTCTGCCAAGGCATTACGCCTCCTTCAGGAATGGAGTACCAGCAGATGCAGCCTCCATCGACCTTCACTAGCCATAAGACGGCTGAGGGGCACTGTAACGGAACGCCGAACGGAGTCAGGAAGGAGGTGACGCCGACGTTGTACAAGAAACACTGCGATACAAAAG GATCTCCGTCGAGCAGGACGGGAACGCCGTCTCCGAGCGAGAGCCACCATCGGCCGGTGAAGCCGACCTCCGTTCACCCCACCTGCACGGACTCTGAGCTCACAAAGACTCTATTACCCAACGGGCACACACACTCGAGCGAGACCGCCCCCCTCAGGCGGGCTAGTGACTAG